One Diospyros lotus cultivar Yz01 chromosome 1, ASM1463336v1, whole genome shotgun sequence genomic window carries:
- the LOC127810610 gene encoding uncharacterized protein LOC127810610 isoform X2, whose protein sequence is MVKAYAQEHIYKHPWERVTSASWRKFADPENKRILSHILEVDTLNHKVDVEVGKLYTTRAITIHTPGPWFIRRIVGQEICHCVESTVVDGQSRTMQLTTRNISLQKFIEVEEKIRYDPHPNNPNGWTICKQETSIRIKPLSRLASMAEKIEQRCVDKFQQNSAKGREVMERMCKYLEAESGGMSL, encoded by the coding sequence ATGGTTAAAGCATATGCACAAGAGCACATTTACAAGCACCCATGGGAGCGAGTTACTTCTGCATCTTGGCGTAAGTTTGCTGACCCTGAGAACAAGCGGATATTGTCCCATATACTTGAAGTGGACACTTTAAACCACAAGGTGGATGTGGAAGTAGGGAAGCTTTACACCACTCGTGCTATCACAATCCACACTCCAGGACCATGGTTCATCCGCCGAATTGTTGGTCAAGAAATCTGCCACTGTGTTGAATCAACAGTTGTTGATGGCCAATCTCGAACAATGCAACTCACCACCCGCAACATCAGTCTTCAGAAGTTTATAGAAGTGGAGGAGAAGATCAGGTATGATCCCCACCCAAATAATCCCAATGGCTGGACAATTTGCAAGCAGGAGACTAGCATACGGATTAAGCCATTATCAAGACTGGCATCGATGGCAGAAAAGATAGAGCAGCGATGTGTTGATAAGTTCCAGCAGAATAGCGCCAAGGGTAGAGAGGTTATGGAGAGGATGTGCAAGTATCTTGAAGCTGAATCTGGTGGAATGTCTCTTTAA
- the LOC127810610 gene encoding UPS-like protein C36.10 isoform X1, with translation MHECHDCLFVNLKNSKTSVMVKAYAQEHIYKHPWERVTSASWRKFADPENKRILSHILEVDTLNHKVDVEVGKLYTTRAITIHTPGPWFIRRIVGQEICHCVESTVVDGQSRTMQLTTRNISLQKFIEVEEKIRYDPHPNNPNGWTICKQETSIRIKPLSRLASMAEKIEQRCVDKFQQNSAKGREVMERMCKYLEAESGGMSL, from the coding sequence aTGCATGAATGTCATGACTGTTTATTTGTCAACTTGAAGAATTCCAAGACAAGCGTGATGGTTAAAGCATATGCACAAGAGCACATTTACAAGCACCCATGGGAGCGAGTTACTTCTGCATCTTGGCGTAAGTTTGCTGACCCTGAGAACAAGCGGATATTGTCCCATATACTTGAAGTGGACACTTTAAACCACAAGGTGGATGTGGAAGTAGGGAAGCTTTACACCACTCGTGCTATCACAATCCACACTCCAGGACCATGGTTCATCCGCCGAATTGTTGGTCAAGAAATCTGCCACTGTGTTGAATCAACAGTTGTTGATGGCCAATCTCGAACAATGCAACTCACCACCCGCAACATCAGTCTTCAGAAGTTTATAGAAGTGGAGGAGAAGATCAGGTATGATCCCCACCCAAATAATCCCAATGGCTGGACAATTTGCAAGCAGGAGACTAGCATACGGATTAAGCCATTATCAAGACTGGCATCGATGGCAGAAAAGATAGAGCAGCGATGTGTTGATAAGTTCCAGCAGAATAGCGCCAAGGGTAGAGAGGTTATGGAGAGGATGTGCAAGTATCTTGAAGCTGAATCTGGTGGAATGTCTCTTTAA